A region from the Desulfurispira natronophila genome encodes:
- a CDS encoding circularly permuted type 2 ATP-grasp protein produces MNDSTQDLHARLQQYQKRSGSYDEMIDSKGVIQPHWRDFMDHIFSLESSDVNHTQQEVQQFLRENGVTYSTFHEEGSDNRPWHLDLIPFLVQQEEWQVVEAGLLQRANLLNMILADLYGPRTLIRDSVVPLEMIFSHSGFLRPCDQPTTAQSLTIYAADLARGPDNRVWVLNDRTQAPSGLGYALENRMILSRIMPRLMRSCQTHRLASFFRVVRDTLSRLSPQQKETPRIVLLSPGTSDDMYFEHAYLATYLGYTLVQGEDLTVRDGRVWLKSIEGLLPVDIILRRVQDQLCDPLELRKDSTAGVPGLLEAVRRGNVAIANPIGSGVLENPGLMAFMPAIARHFLDEDLILPMVATWWCGHTQEMQYVLENIDKLIITNTLHEPKGHTVYGPKLNKREREQLKARIKATPYAFSGREMVQFSTAPSLVGDQLEPRHAFVRSFLVAQNGGYTAMRGGLARSVPPYMTRSAPHQDPITKDTWVLSSRPQEHISLWKQEDEPRITSQSGSLPSRTAENLYWVGRYAERAETLARLLRTAIVTMADRDSYQEDAIENEGLSQLLRAITEVSATLPGFVGEGSQALLDQPDGELLSVTLDPQRIGSLANTVGAFLRGAHIVRDRWSFDTWRIINDLEEYWKSTQRKQRSSIFRFHNDFNHTITNMVAFTGLTMESMTREMGWLMLDMGRRIERASLLSTLFRNTFARVREPRVEYLLMEAVLVTCESLITYRRRYRSALHLPGVLELVILDGVNPRSLSYQIQTLQSHIEKLPRQRPSTRLDQDQRLILEISTDLRLAMDYELAQVQADTDLRQLDTLMLRIDEKLAQLSDTINRTFFRHASTRRQLVTTLLDMEP; encoded by the coding sequence GTGAATGATTCCACCCAGGATCTCCATGCCCGCCTGCAGCAATATCAGAAACGCAGCGGATCCTACGACGAAATGATTGATTCCAAAGGAGTTATCCAGCCACATTGGCGCGACTTCATGGATCACATATTTTCCCTGGAGAGCAGTGACGTCAACCACACTCAACAGGAAGTGCAGCAGTTTCTGCGGGAAAACGGCGTCACCTACAGCACCTTCCACGAAGAAGGTTCGGATAATCGACCCTGGCACCTTGACCTGATTCCTTTTCTTGTGCAGCAGGAAGAGTGGCAAGTAGTGGAGGCTGGGCTGCTGCAGCGGGCCAACCTGCTCAACATGATCCTGGCAGATCTTTACGGCCCGCGCACTCTGATACGCGACAGCGTGGTGCCACTGGAGATGATTTTCAGCCACAGCGGGTTCCTGCGCCCTTGCGATCAACCCACCACCGCTCAAAGCCTGACTATTTACGCAGCTGACCTGGCCCGGGGTCCTGATAACCGCGTATGGGTGCTTAACGATCGCACCCAGGCGCCTTCCGGCCTCGGTTACGCCCTGGAAAACCGCATGATTCTCTCCCGCATCATGCCCCGCTTGATGCGCAGCTGCCAGACACACCGTCTGGCCAGTTTTTTCCGCGTGGTGCGTGACACCCTCTCCCGCCTCTCCCCCCAACAAAAAGAAACCCCGCGCATCGTACTGCTCAGCCCGGGCACCAGCGACGACATGTACTTTGAACACGCCTACCTCGCCACATACCTGGGATACACACTGGTACAGGGCGAGGATTTGACGGTGCGGGATGGCAGGGTATGGCTCAAATCCATAGAAGGCCTGCTGCCGGTGGATATCATCCTGCGTCGGGTGCAAGATCAACTCTGCGACCCCCTGGAACTGCGCAAAGATTCCACTGCTGGCGTCCCAGGACTGCTGGAGGCAGTGCGCCGGGGCAATGTTGCCATCGCCAACCCCATAGGCAGCGGTGTACTGGAAAATCCAGGCCTTATGGCCTTTATGCCAGCTATTGCCCGGCACTTTCTGGACGAAGACCTGATACTTCCTATGGTAGCTACCTGGTGGTGTGGTCACACCCAGGAGATGCAGTACGTGCTGGAAAATATCGACAAGCTTATTATCACCAACACTCTCCATGAGCCCAAAGGTCATACCGTCTACGGACCCAAATTGAACAAGCGAGAGCGGGAACAGTTAAAGGCTCGCATCAAAGCAACTCCCTACGCCTTTTCTGGGCGCGAGATGGTGCAGTTCTCTACCGCACCCTCCCTTGTCGGCGACCAGTTGGAGCCGCGCCACGCCTTTGTGCGCAGCTTCCTGGTAGCACAGAACGGTGGCTACACCGCCATGCGAGGCGGTCTTGCCCGCAGCGTCCCTCCCTACATGACCCGCAGCGCACCTCACCAGGACCCCATTACCAAGGATACCTGGGTACTTTCCTCCCGCCCCCAGGAGCACATTAGCCTATGGAAACAGGAAGATGAGCCACGCATTACCAGTCAGAGTGGGTCCTTGCCCAGCCGTACCGCCGAAAATCTCTATTGGGTCGGTCGGTACGCCGAACGAGCCGAAACCTTGGCTCGCCTGTTGCGCACCGCCATTGTCACCATGGCAGACCGCGACTCCTACCAGGAGGATGCCATCGAAAACGAAGGTCTTTCCCAGCTGCTGCGGGCTATTACCGAAGTGAGTGCTACCTTGCCAGGATTTGTGGGAGAAGGCTCTCAGGCCCTATTGGATCAGCCTGACGGAGAGCTGCTCAGTGTCACCCTCGATCCTCAGCGAATCGGCAGTCTGGCCAATACCGTGGGGGCATTTCTGCGGGGAGCCCATATCGTAAGGGATCGCTGGTCCTTTGACACCTGGCGTATTATCAATGACCTTGAGGAGTACTGGAAATCAACCCAGCGCAAGCAAAGATCCAGCATATTCCGCTTCCATAACGACTTTAATCACACCATCACCAACATGGTTGCCTTTACTGGACTGACCATGGAAAGTATGACCCGGGAAATGGGCTGGCTCATGCTGGATATGGGACGGCGAATTGAGCGGGCCAGTCTGTTGAGTACTCTTTTCCGCAATACCTTCGCACGGGTGCGGGAACCCCGGGTGGAGTATCTGCTCATGGAGGCGGTGCTCGTCACCTGTGAAAGCCTGATTACCTACCGGCGTCGCTACCGCTCCGCATTGCATTTGCCAGGCGTGCTCGAGCTGGTGATCCTGGATGGTGTTAACCCTCGCTCTCTCAGTTACCAAATCCAGACCCTGCAAAGTCACATAGAAAAGCTTCCTCGACAACGCCCCTCTACTCGTCTTGACCAGGACCAGCGACTGATTCTGGAAATATCCACCGACCTGCGCCTGGCCATGGATTACGAGCTGGCGCAAGTACAGGCCGATACCGACTTACGCCAATTGGATACCCTGATGCTGCGCATAGACGAGAAACTCGCTCAACTCTCGGATACCATCAACCGCACCTTTTTCCGACATGCCAGCACCCGAAGGCAGCTGGTAACCACCTTACTGGACATGGAACCATGA
- a CDS encoding GSU3529 family protein, which yields MSLDTQLKTALRQAQNDRDFPDFLAVHVEEVIDHMDKYLPRSADHIELLIEQIDLYETYAQTGYLGRGMTAGNVKETLKLILGPDRFSQ from the coding sequence ATGAGTCTTGATACCCAACTAAAAACCGCCTTGCGGCAGGCCCAAAATGACCGGGATTTTCCCGACTTTTTAGCTGTGCACGTGGAGGAGGTCATTGACCATATGGATAAGTACCTCCCTCGCAGCGCAGACCATATAGAGTTGTTGATAGAGCAAATAGACCTTTACGAAACCTACGCTCAGACTGGTTATCTTGGGCGTGGCATGACTGCCGGCAATGTTAAGGAAACCCTCAAGCTGATTCTTGGTCCCGATCGCTTTAGCCAGTAG